In Clostridium sp. DL-VIII, the following proteins share a genomic window:
- a CDS encoding transketolase has protein sequence MNIPELKNVAKNVRINIIEAVAAAKSGHPGGSLSVTDILTVLYFDKMNIDPKNPKWEDRDRLVLSKGHVAPALYATLAERGYFPKEELVKLRKIGAMLQGHPDMKSTPGIDMSTGSLGQGLSAANGMALSAKLDNKDHNIYVILGDGEVQEGQIWEAAMSSAHYKLDNIIAILDFNGLQIDGPNKEVMNINPIDEKFAAFGWHVIKIDGHDLEAIGSAIDEAKAIKGKPTVIIAKTVKGKGVSFMENQAGWHGTAPNEEQRKAAIEELGRGEA, from the coding sequence ATGAATATACCTGAATTAAAAAATGTAGCTAAAAATGTAAGAATAAACATTATAGAAGCTGTAGCAGCTGCAAAGTCAGGACATCCAGGAGGATCTTTATCAGTTACAGATATATTAACAGTATTGTATTTCGATAAGATGAATATTGATCCTAAAAATCCAAAATGGGAAGATAGAGATAGATTGGTACTATCAAAAGGTCATGTAGCTCCAGCGCTTTATGCTACGTTAGCTGAAAGAGGATATTTTCCAAAAGAAGAATTAGTTAAATTAAGAAAGATTGGCGCTATGTTACAAGGTCATCCAGATATGAAATCAACACCGGGTATTGATATGTCAACTGGTTCACTAGGGCAAGGTTTATCAGCCGCAAATGGAATGGCGCTATCTGCAAAACTTGATAATAAAGATCACAATATATATGTAATTCTTGGAGATGGAGAAGTTCAAGAAGGTCAAATTTGGGAAGCGGCAATGAGTTCTGCACATTATAAATTAGATAATATAATAGCAATATTAGATTTTAACGGTCTACAAATAGATGGCCCAAATAAAGAAGTTATGAATATAAATCCGATTGATGAGAAATTTGCAGCATTTGGATGGCATGTAATTAAAATAGATGGACATGACTTAGAAGCAATAGGAAGTGCTATAGATGAAGCTAAGGCTATTAAGGGTAAACCTACAGTTATAATTGCAAAAACTGTAAAGGGTAAAGGAGTATCATTTATGGAAAATCAAGCAGGCTGGCATGGAACAGCTCCAAATGAAGAGCAAAGAAAAGCAGCTATAGAAGAATTAGGAAGGGGAGAAGCATAA
- a CDS encoding transketolase family protein produces MGAATREAYGKTLVELSKNEKVVVLDADLAQATKTIEFKKVCPERFFDMGIAEQDMIATAAGFAASGKIPFASSFAIFAAGRAFEQIRNSVCYPKLNVKIAATHAGVTVGEDGGTHQAVEDIALMRSIPNMVVLNPADDIEAKAAIYAAAEYYGPVYIRLGRAATPTIHDENYKFEIGKGEILKEGKDVAIIATGMMVAKVLEAAEKLKDQGINATVVNIATIKPIDKDIIVKVAKENGKVVTVEEHSVIGGLGSAVCEVLSQELPTKIKLIGLNDVFGQSGTPNALLEHYGLTTDNIVETVKLF; encoded by the coding sequence ATGGGAGCAGCAACTAGAGAAGCATACGGTAAAACGTTAGTAGAATTAAGTAAAAACGAAAAAGTAGTAGTTTTAGATGCAGATTTAGCGCAGGCTACAAAGACAATAGAATTTAAAAAAGTCTGCCCAGAAAGATTTTTTGATATGGGTATAGCGGAACAGGACATGATAGCAACAGCAGCGGGATTTGCAGCAAGTGGTAAGATTCCATTTGCAAGTTCTTTTGCTATATTTGCAGCAGGCAGGGCTTTTGAACAAATTAGAAATTCTGTATGTTATCCAAAATTAAATGTGAAAATAGCAGCAACACATGCTGGAGTAACAGTAGGAGAAGACGGAGGTACTCATCAGGCAGTTGAAGATATAGCATTAATGAGAAGTATACCTAATATGGTAGTATTGAATCCAGCAGATGATATAGAAGCAAAAGCAGCAATATATGCAGCAGCAGAATATTATGGACCAGTATATATAAGGCTAGGCAGAGCTGCTACACCAACAATTCATGACGAAAACTATAAGTTTGAAATTGGAAAAGGTGAAATTTTAAAAGAAGGTAAAGATGTTGCAATAATTGCAACTGGAATGATGGTTGCTAAGGTCCTGGAAGCAGCAGAAAAATTAAAAGACCAAGGTATAAATGCAACAGTTGTAAATATTGCAACTATAAAACCAATAGATAAAGATATTATTGTTAAAGTAGCAAAGGAAAATGGTAAAGTTGTAACTGTAGAAGAACATAGTGTAATTGGCGGATTAGGCTCAGCTGTTTGTGAAGTATTGTCACAAGAATTACCTACTAAAATTAAATTGATTGGTTTAAATGATGTATTTGGTCAGTCAGGAACCCCAAATGCATTATTAGAGCATTACGGTTTAACAACAGATAATATAGTTGAAACTGTAAAGTTGTTTTAG
- a CDS encoding phosphoglucomutase, producing MLVDYEKLQNGSDIRGIAIGGAGKKVNLVPQVAKFIAYGFVRMLENKINAKAENLKIAVGIDSRLSGPDLKAAVIEELTDLGCSVYDCSMATTPAMFMTTVLENYKCDGSIMITASHLPYYYNGLKFFTKEGGCEKEDIQNILSIASKEESYNSANLGEVSKVDLIDEYSKILAGMIRRGADAKVNYDKPLAGFKIVVDAGNGAGGFFAYKVLKTLGADITGSQFTDPDGTFPNHIPNPENKEAMESIRNAVLENRADLGIIFDTDVDRAAIVDSHGMEINKNALIALISSIVLEEHPNSIIVTDSITSTGLGEFINKSGGIHHRFKRGYRNVINEAVRLNNEGKESDLAIETSGHAALKENYFLDDGAYLIAKILIKMAKLNAEGKRIESLIKDLKMPCESTDFRIEIRKENFREYGSRIIGDLESYANRTGFSIVPNNYEGIRVACNKANGDGWFLLRLSLHEPVLALNIESDTKGGTQIIIDKLLPFLEKYDQLEISSIK from the coding sequence ATGCTAGTAGATTATGAAAAATTACAAAATGGTTCAGACATAAGAGGAATAGCTATTGGTGGAGCAGGAAAGAAAGTTAATTTAGTTCCTCAGGTTGCAAAATTCATAGCTTATGGATTTGTAAGAATGCTAGAAAATAAAATAAATGCAAAAGCTGAAAATTTAAAGATTGCCGTTGGAATTGATTCAAGGCTTTCAGGTCCAGATTTAAAAGCTGCTGTAATTGAAGAATTAACAGATTTAGGATGCAGTGTATATGATTGCTCAATGGCAACAACACCAGCAATGTTTATGACTACAGTTTTAGAGAATTATAAATGTGATGGATCTATTATGATTACAGCAAGTCATCTGCCTTACTACTATAATGGATTAAAGTTCTTTACAAAAGAAGGTGGATGTGAGAAGGAAGATATACAAAATATTCTTTCAATAGCTTCTAAAGAAGAAAGTTATAATAGTGCAAATTTAGGCGAAGTTTCAAAAGTGGATCTCATTGATGAATATTCAAAGATATTAGCAGGAATGATTAGGCGTGGTGCTGATGCTAAAGTAAATTATGATAAACCATTAGCAGGATTTAAAATTGTTGTTGATGCTGGCAATGGTGCAGGTGGTTTTTTTGCATATAAAGTGTTAAAAACTTTAGGAGCAGATATAACTGGAAGTCAATTTACTGATCCTGATGGAACCTTTCCAAATCATATTCCAAACCCAGAAAATAAAGAAGCAATGGAATCTATAAGAAATGCAGTATTAGAAAATAGGGCTGATTTAGGAATAATTTTTGATACAGATGTAGATAGGGCTGCAATCGTAGATTCACATGGAATGGAAATAAATAAAAATGCATTAATAGCATTAATTTCATCGATTGTTTTAGAGGAGCATCCCAATTCTATAATAGTAACTGATTCTATAACCTCAACTGGATTAGGTGAATTTATTAATAAATCAGGAGGAATCCATCACCGATTTAAAAGAGGGTATAGAAATGTTATAAATGAAGCAGTAAGGTTAAACAATGAAGGAAAAGAATCTGATTTAGCTATTGAAACATCAGGTCATGCGGCACTAAAAGAAAACTATTTCTTAGATGATGGGGCATATTTAATTGCTAAGATACTAATTAAAATGGCCAAGCTAAATGCAGAAGGTAAAAGAATCGAAAGTTTGATAAAAGACCTAAAAATGCCATGTGAGAGCACAGATTTTAGAATTGAAATTAGGAAAGAGAATTTTAGAGAATATGGATCGAGAATAATAGGTGATCTAGAAAGTTATGCGAATAGAACTGGCTTTAGTATAGTGCCTAATAATTATGAGGGCATTAGAGTTGCCTGCAATAAGGCTAATGGGGATGGATGGTTTTTATTAAGATTATCATTACATGAACCTGTTTTAGCCTTAAATATAGAGTCTGATACAAAAGGTGGAACTCAAATAATCATAGATAAATTACTTCCATTTTTAGAGAAATATGATCAATTAGAAATAAGCAGTATTAAATAA
- a CDS encoding PTS lactose/cellobiose transporter subunit IIA — protein sequence MEELEMAIMNIIINAGDCKNHAYMALNLVNEGRYENAEEEIKLANDALSKAHDGQTFFLHKEANGEKIDISVLFVHAQDHLMTAVTEKNLIEQIIELRKVVNTFLNK from the coding sequence ATGGAAGAATTAGAAATGGCAATTATGAATATTATAATAAATGCAGGAGATTGCAAGAATCATGCTTATATGGCTCTTAATTTAGTAAATGAAGGAAGATATGAAAATGCAGAAGAAGAAATTAAATTAGCAAATGATGCATTGTCTAAGGCACATGATGGACAAACGTTTTTTCTTCATAAAGAAGCAAATGGTGAAAAAATAGATATTTCAGTTTTATTTGTGCATGCACAAGATCATTTAATGACAGCTGTAACAGAAAAAAACTTAATTGAACAAATAATTGAACTAAGAAAAGTTGTAAACACGTTTTTGAACAAATAA
- a CDS encoding PTS sugar transporter subunit IIB — MIKIRLFCSAGMSTSLLVSKMKDAAKAKGLEVDIEAFPEAQMERSLENVNVVLLGPQVGYTIGKAKKICEPKGIPVDVIPMVDYGMMNGAKVLDFAIKLAGNK; from the coding sequence ATGATAAAAATTAGATTATTTTGTTCAGCAGGTATGTCAACAAGTCTTTTAGTTAGTAAAATGAAAGATGCAGCTAAAGCTAAAGGATTAGAAGTAGACATTGAAGCTTTTCCAGAAGCACAAATGGAGAGAAGTTTAGAAAATGTAAACGTTGTTCTATTAGGGCCACAAGTTGGATATACGATAGGGAAAGCAAAAAAAATATGTGAACCAAAAGGAATTCCAGTTGATGTAATACCAATGGTTGATTATGGAATGATGAATGGAGCAAAAGTATTAGATTTTGCAATAAAGTTAGCAGGAAATAAATGA